CGAAGCGGTCGAACTGGGTCTCGTCCTTCACCAGGCAGGTGCGGGACAGGTAATAGAAGTCGTCGATGCTGGCGAAGGCCACGCGCTGCTTGAGCGCCTCCAGCAGGGTCAGGAACTCGGTCAGGCCGACCTTGAGGCCGCCTTCGCGCAGGGCGAAGAAGAACGGGATCAGCATTTCTAGCCCAACGTAGGAGCGCGTCCTACGCGCGAGCAAGAATCGCCTGCAGGCAGGCTCCTACAGGAAGAATTAAAGGCAGCGGGCATGATGTCCCTACTGCGCGCGCCGGGCCATGAAGGCGATGCGCTCGAACAGGTGCACGTCCTGCTCGTTCTTGAGCAGCGCGCCGTACAGCGGCGGCAGGGTCTTCTTGAGGTCGTTCTCGCGCAGCGCCTCGGCTGGGATGTCCTCGGCCAGCAGCAGCTTGAGCCAGTCGAGCAGTTCCGAGGTCGAGGGCTTCTTCTTCAGCCCCGGGATCTCGCGCAGCTCGAAGAACACGTCCATGGCCTCCTTGAGCAGGTCCTTCTTCAGGCCGGGGTAGTGGACGTCCACAATTCTCGCCATCGTTTCCTTGTCCGGGAAGCGGATGTAGTGGAAGAAGCAGCGGCGCAGGAAGGCGTCCGGCAGCTCCTTTTCGTTGTTGGAGGTGATGACCACGATCGGGCGCTTCTTCGCGCGGATGGTTTCCTGCGTCTCGTAGACGAAGAACTCCATGCGGTCGAGCTCGCGCAGCAGATCGTTGGGGAACTCGATGTCGGCCTTGTCGATCTCGTCGATCAGCAGCACCGCCTGCTCCTCGCTCTCGA
The Nevskiales bacterium DNA segment above includes these coding regions:
- a CDS encoding MoxR family ATPase, with the protein product MRFEGTQDYVATRDLMMAVNAAVTLQRPLLVKGEPGTGKTRLAEEVAKALKRPFYEWHIKSTTKAQHGLYEYDAVSRLRDSQLGDAKVHDIRNYIVKGRLWECFESEEQAVLLIDEIDKADIEFPNDLLRELDRMEFFVYETQETIRAKKRPIVVITSNNEKELPDAFLRRCFFHYIRFPDKETMARIVDVHYPGLKKDLLKEAMDVFFELREIPGLKKKPSTSELLDWLKLLLAEDIPAEALRENDLKKTLPPLYGALLKNEQDVHLFERIAFMARRAQ